GCACCTGCATCCTTCAGAGCAACTAAAGTCGCTTCCCCACGGGAGGCCGCCAGTGCAAGCAACTGCTTGTCCTCAACCACAATCGTGCCGCGCAGACGTTCAAACAGTACGGCATAAAAATCAGCCCCCTTCATTTTGGCGATTTCCTGTTCGCTCAACGTGCGTTTTTCGCGGAACAGCCCCGTCAAACCGGACATCATTTTCCCGGCAGTGCTCTGTTCTAGCTTACCGGGATTTGCCAGCCGGTAACCCGTCTTAACGGCGGCCAGCTCCCCGCCTCCCAGACGATCCGAAAACTGACTCTCCAGCGCTTTCTGAATCTTAGGCTGATGAATGGCCAACGGCCCCGGATCCTCATCCGTTTCAAGATGCTGACCCGATATGCCGACGATGGTACGGCGCAACTGCAAATCCTGAAGCGCGGTACGATCCATGTCGGCATAAACCCCTTGAACGGCCAGTGACAATCCCGGACGCTTGTTCAATATCTCTGCCAGTCGCACCAGTTTTTCCCGTTCAGGGGGCGTCAGCAGTGGGCTGCCAGCGTCAAAAACAATGCGCTCAAATTCATCATCGCCACCGAACAGCGCACCGAGCGCACGGAAAGGGGCAGTCACAATTTTGCTGAGCACGTTGCTAATCGCCTGCCAGATAATGCCGCCATAACTGAACTTAGGATCATCGAGGCTGCCGGATATTGGCAAGCCAAGATCAATCCGCCCCTCAGAATCCTGCAAAATACTCACCGCCAGATCCAAGGGCAAATCATGCGCTTCAGGACTAGCAACCTTTTCGCCCAGTGTCAGTTTGTCCATCACAATCTGATTCTTGCCCTGTAACTGACGCTGAATAATCTTGTATTCCAGATCGAGAGACAACTTACCTGAGGTGATGCGACGTCCGGCAAAAGTGGCCGAATAGGGCGTCAACCGGGCCATTTCAATATTTCTGAACACAACCTTGATATCCGTGAAATCGGTCGGATTCATTAAATCGATTTTACCGGCCGCTCGCGCAATGCCATATTCATCCACCTGCCCATCCAGCACCAGCTGCCCCAAGGCATCGGGACGGGTAGAAAGTCCGCTGACAACCCCTTTCAAGCCGTGTATTCGCGTGCCAAATGGCAGAGCCAGTGAATAATCGGCAAAATCCATCTCGCCGCGGCTAAAGCGCAAGCGTTCTAAATTAACCACAAACGTCGATGGTTTTGCTGGCGCGGCGGAGGCTTGTGATGGCTTTAAAATGCGATTAAAACTGAGCGTTTTATCCTTATTGATGATCAGCTGGGTGTCTAGCCCGTCGAGCGTCAGTTCCGCGATATCCAGTTTAGCGGGCGACACTTCAAATGAGCGACTCGTTAGCGACTTCCAGCTTAAAAACACCGGGCCGCCCTCCTCCAGCAAGCGCAAATCGCGCAATGCAAAGTCTCCCTTATAGGCCGCACTCTGCGGATTGTAGATAACCCGCCCCGCCGTAGACAGACGCCCGCTGGCAAGTTTTAATCTGACCGATTGAGACAAATAGGGTTGTGCCGGTTTCAGGCTCAAGTCGGTCAGTTTAAGCTTGATATCCGCACCCGGCAGCGCAGGAACGACGCTCCCTTCGGCAGAAAAGTCTCCCCCGCCGACAACTTTAAAGGCCGCTTTTAAGGGGACCGCTACCGCCCAGTCCTCGCTGATCCCACCCAGCGATAGCGCGATATCGCTGGCTGCCAATTTGGCCGCGGGCTGAATAGCCTGATCATTGAATTCGGCAGCAAACCCTGCCAGATCGAATTTTTCCAGTTTGTAACGCCACGGCGTCGCGACAGGTTTAGCCGCAGACACGCTGGCAGGCGGCGACATAATTTTCAAGGCCTGCAGGAGATCGATTTCCCCCTGCGCGTTGCGCGCCACATGAAGATTCCCTTCGTTCAGCGCGACCCGGCCGACCGTTGCCTGACGTGCGCCCACATTCACATCAATCGCGTCTACCGCAAAACTACCGAGCGCAAAGGCTTCGCGGCCCTGCGGCAAACTAAACCGGCTGCCGGAAATGTTCAGACTATCCAGCAATAAGCGGTTCTTCGCCAGATCGAAACGTCCCTCGCGAACTTCAATCGACTTGATCGAAACACCGGGGCCTGCCGGATACGCCAGCTGAATACCGGACAGTT
Above is a window of Gallionella capsiferriformans ES-2 DNA encoding:
- a CDS encoding DUF748 domain-containing protein — encoded protein: MTLRLPSRKVLALTSTGLILSVILFSWLVLPHLIQSQAEKYFTDKTGHHLTMATPSFNPFELSLRLSGLRLTEPDGKPLLAFRELLVNFSSASLYRGALVFDNIKVDGLEATAVLLPEGKLNWSGLITALQSPETPATDAPLPRFDIRHITLSGTQVDFTDNRLKPAFTTRIEPMDLELNELSSLPGDQGKFRLSATTSFGARLLWQGQVRLDTLTANGNVAVSEVNLAQLSGYFKDSLPVKLSQGVAGITTDYRVGYDKGALSFNLDHLNAKLSGIQLAYPAGPGVSIKSIEVREGRFDLAKNRLLLDSLNISGSRFSLPQGREAFALGSFAVDAIDVNVGARQATVGRVALNEGNLHVARNAQGEIDLLQALKIMSPPASVSAAKPVATPWRYKLEKFDLAGFAAEFNDQAIQPAAKLAASDIALSLGGISEDWAVAVPLKAAFKVVGGGDFSAEGSVVPALPGADIKLKLTDLSLKPAQPYLSQSVRLKLASGRLSTAGRVIYNPQSAAYKGDFALRDLRLLEEGGPVFLSWKSLTSRSFEVSPAKLDIAELTLDGLDTQLIINKDKTLSFNRILKPSQASAAPAKPSTFVVNLERLRFSRGEMDFADYSLALPFGTRIHGLKGVVSGLSTRPDALGQLVLDGQVDEYGIARAAGKIDLMNPTDFTDIKVVFRNIEMARLTPYSATFAGRRITSGKLSLDLEYKIIQRQLQGKNQIVMDKLTLGEKVASPEAHDLPLDLAVSILQDSEGRIDLGLPISGSLDDPKFSYGGIIWQAISNVLSKIVTAPFRALGALFGGDDEFERIVFDAGSPLLTPPEREKLVRLAEILNKRPGLSLAVQGVYADMDRTALQDLQLRRTIVGISGQHLETDEDPGPLAIHQPKIQKALESQFSDRLGGGELAAVKTGYRLANPGKLEQSTAGKMMSGLTGLFREKRTLSEQEIAKMKGADFYAVLFERLRGTIVVEDKQLLALAASRGEATLVALKDAGAPNERLSVLAAEKVIAEGLTVPVKLVLGTAAKAAADVAK